The Tursiops truncatus isolate mTurTru1 chromosome 11, mTurTru1.mat.Y, whole genome shotgun sequence genomic sequence CTTCGCAATTAATGCAGAAAATATTACCCATAAAAAACTTAGGAATTTCAAACCACAGTGTTGTAAGGTATCTTAAAAAGCCATTTTATTCTACCTACTTGCTATCTGAATCTCTTCTGAAGCATCCTTGATAAACAGAATCTTGGCTCCAGAAAGTATAGGTAAACTTACTTTTTTTCTGGGCCCGTTCCCCTGCAGAGactaaacaattagaaaatgtatgtttttcatGAGTTGAAATCTGTTGGCCTTTGATTTACAGGTGTGAATAGTCCAATCCTTCCAAAGAATTATTCCTCAACTATGAGATCTTACAAAGTTATGGGATCTCTGCTCTTCCAAGTTAaacatctatatattcttttagcTATTTCTCTTCAACAGAACGATAAACACTCATCATCTGTTCATGCTCCTTTAAACAGTTCTATCATTTCTAAAAATGACTGCatccaatataaaaaataatatgccaTGAATGGTCTGGCTATTGAAGAGCAAGGACAGATTACCACCTCTCTCTCCATATTCTACTTCTCTTAAGGAAAAACTTTCATGGTGAGGCAGAGTAGCAGCCAAAAACTCAAGGCTTGGAAGTCAGACCAATCTGTGTTATTAAGTAGTTGACTGATGCAAGTTACCTGATGTGTTTGACTTTTAGTTTCTCCAGCAGTCAAACAGAAATCAACATCTGCCTCATATAAATAAGATCAAATGAGACAGCATTTGTAAATCAGCCAGTATAATGCCTAGCACActataggtgttcaataaataatagcAATTATCATTATtacctttcctccctcttcttcatTTTGCATatgccatacacacacatatatggttcAACTGAACTGAAATGACTTAAGTTTCAGTGAAAAATCAATGCAATGTGTAAtatttttctcatcagaaaaatacAGTATCTCTATTGGTCTGATGGTGGTGCAGAGTTCAAATTAAAGTAATATTAAATTCAACaaatgctcatttttttaaaagcacaatatAAGGATATTTTGGATTACTTCACTGTGACAAAATTTCTTATCCtagaaataatttccaaatagTAAAGAATTTAGTGTTGGATTTAGGAATATGTGTTAACAAATATATCctccatttatccattttttataattttctcagcTATACAGGTTTTAGTATATTGGAAATGTTGTCTTGTTgtcaacatttaaatacattaaaaagtacCCTAAATAACAGTTATCCCTAAAGTAGCAAAATTCAGCATAAGGAAAACAACATAAACTATTCATAATTGGTTGAAATCTCTTTGCCCTTAAAAGTTTGATAATGATCAAGAATTCTGCTGCTATTATAATGGTAGAtagtaacttatttttcttattttaaataaacagcaATAGTTTTGAAATCACATCCTATTagaaaaacaacacatatttTCAAGTAAATACATGTGTAAGTATTAAACACtagagtaaattaaaaattttaaaactaggtCAGGAAACTTAGGCACAAAAGGGTTAGAATGTCTCATTATCAAATATGTGATTTATTTCCTGAAATTAGTTTATGGTTATATATCATACTTCTTCTAGGATGTTCACTTCATTCCATACTAAAAAAACTTCATTCAGCATACATTTActcaatatttattatatgacATATTTATGAACTTTATGGATATACAGCAGGGGTTGAGTTCTTTTTGAAATAAGGCTAGATGGCACTGACTTAAGATAAATACTATTCTCATTTGAAGGGAGGACCAAAGGTTAAACCACTTGCTTTATCGATTCCAAAACCACAATCAAATACAGAACTCCTATGCTTTTTCTAGTCCATGGTTAAGTCATatttaaatttccattaaaaaaaacttattcatattatttgcatgatgcttctttcttgtttttaacgaaattctaattatttttaaaataataaatgctctcTAACCTAATGAACTTGCATTGAtttctttatagaaatattttacttgAAAGTGAGCCTAAAGTAATAGTCCACTATTTAGAGGGTACAGATAAAAATTGcgtatctcttttcttttcctttcctggtCGTCAAacaattataaagaaaaagaaatgtcaagcCCAGTGGCGGTTGAATTCAAACTAGAAATacactatattatttatttattagaaataaacTGAATTAAGCCATTTTTATTAAGGTACGTTGTGACAGGCTAAGCACATTCCTGAAATAACTctaagaagaaggaggaagagaccaGAAAGCTAACATAATTTCTCTTGCCAAAATGACATGCTATGCTTAAACTGAGAAATGACTGTAtcaatatttccaaataatttacaTACATAGATGCATTAGAAAAGATTTCTAGGTAtccactaaaagaaaatataaatgtgagGAAACACAGCACATTGGAACCTTCCTAATGCTATATAGAGATAATACTCTGTATCTACAGAATTTCATACAAGGTAGAAAAAGTCCAAAAAGATATATTACTGGGCCTAAAAAACTTACGGACCAAATCTTTTTatgatattctttaaaataaccccatttagggcttccctggtggcgcagtggttgagagttcgcctgccgatgcagggaacacgggttcatgccccggtctgggaagatcccacatgccgcggagcggctgggcccgtgagccatggccgctgagcctgtgcgtccggagcctgtgctccgcaacggggaaggccacaacagtgagaggcccgcgtaccgcaaaaaacaaaaaacaaaaaaaaccccaaaacccattTACAGACTTTAATAACAATAACTGCAAGGCCCCACAGGGTCTCTAGCttatcaatactttttttttttttttaagaattaccTTCTAATCATtaagtctaattttttaaaaaataatatcaaacataTCTATTTGGTAACTCTTGAAAAAGAGTCAAAACACATATAACTTCAGGATGTTTCTAAAAGCAGCTCTGTAGAGCACCTTTTAATTCACTGCATTCCAAAAGATCTCTTAAAAGGGCAGGGACTCAACACTTAAAAATGAATTAGAACAATGATTCCTTTAATACATGGAGTAGAATAGTTTCCTCCTTCTTGCCAGACTAGagagaaaaaggttttttttttgtctcagaaATATGCCTAAAAAACAAAAGCCTTGCACCAATGGCATCAGataagaaatttctttttcctaaattgCACATTTGGGGGAGAATTTTGACTTCATATctccattataaaataattatttgagtgTGCTTTCTTGTCTAATTAAAAAAGAGTTTTGGTAAAAACATTTGTCCTACAGTCACTGTTATAACTAAAGAGTCAATCTACTTTCTAAGCACTAAATAGAGTACAGCTTGGCCCCAAAGAGTGTGTAAAACCAGACTTTGCATTTATTACTCAAGACTACACTTGTATTTTTACCTGTGCATAATTTTATATTGCAAATGAACAGTACCTTCCAAATCCACTCATTATTTAAAACCCAGAGAAAGCATAATCCAACACTTAAGACAGTTCACACAGTTATTGAAAAGTTTACAAATGtaaaactggattaaaaaatgaattctagTTACAGTTCTAAGTTTACATGTCAATGTTAGCATATCCAAATAATACTTCTCTGTTAGGGAATGACAACCCAATGAATGTACTCCAAATAGCAGACACAGAATCCAAAATTAATCCCACCAAATCCTACCCAAGCATTTGTTCCCTAATCTACAAAATAAGACTAGATCAAATAATTTCTAAACTTCCTTTAAATTCTAACGTTTTTTGGATAATGGAATCAAATACCAGTtacttttagttttataattatgTGACCCTGCAAGTCACTtgtttttaacctctctgaaaagatgcaattttatttaaaatatctcatcaaaaatttatttcctaCAAGTTTTATGAAATTTATTGTAAAATCTCCTTTGGTAACTTCGGTGGGTTAAAAAGCGCCCCACAAAAAGATAGGTCAACTTGGAACCTGTAAATATGACCTTATATGGAAAAAGAGTCTTTGTAGACataattaagttaaagatctgaACACACAATtatcctggattagggtgggccctaaatccacaGACATTGTCCTTGTAAGAGAAAGAAGATGGgaggaaggccatgtgaagacaaaggcAGATACTGGAGTGATACATCTATAAACCAAGGAACACCATGGACTGCAGAAGGTAGGAGAGAAGCATGGAATGGATTCTCTTTTACAGCCTCCAAAAGCAACCAACACTGCTGACATCTTAATTttaggcttccagcctccagaattctgaaattttttttaagccaccaaacttgtggtaatttgttacggcagccaaAGGAAACTGATGAAGTAGTGTACTTCAGAAAGAAAAGCCCTTTTAAAAGGTATTATTATCAATACAATTTATCTTTGCTCATGATATATTTCATATTAGGAACGGTGAAAGGACTTCatcatttctagatttttaataaaaatcaacaaTTTGATTCCTAGATAAACACAGAAAAGCCTCTATTTTACAACATTTACTATCTATGTGAGTCTATTTTACCTTATGATTGAAATTATATTTACTAAAATGCTAAACAACTTTTCAATCAATAATATTACCtaatcatttgtaaatatttttcaaagacttTGCTACTTTTTCTGaagagaattaataaataaacttgTATACAAAAAAGTTTCCAAGCTTTTTGAGTGGCCAACAGTATCAAAGAAATATCATGAGATAGCTATGAATAATTTTACTTTCCCATCATTATTCAGGCTTATGGAGCAAGTCTTAAACTTTTCTCAGTTCTTTACCATTTAACTTCCTTGGgtcatagatagatagatagatatacatatatatatatatatatatatgtatatatatatacatatttcacatatatatatttaaaatacatatttctgatATTTAAAGCACAAAAAATCTGATGTGATCTGCGGATCACCATGGTgcctaaaagaaatttaaaaatttctacgtAGTTTTCATTATGGAAATAGTCTAAATAATAAGTCTATTTTTAGAGTTCAAGATGTTTCTGATATTACCACATAAACCTCTGAATGTCCTGACTATTTGGCCACTGAAAAGTTTTATTCAGAAAGATATAAAAAGTTAGGAAATTCACAACTGCATAGCAACCCAGCTCACAAACAAGTCTGGATGTAGGTGGCAGAGGTATGTTAAGCCTATAAATAACATAGGGTAAAATGAAGTAACGAAATTCTAGCAGTTTCTGAGGTACTATAACGGtgaataagcatatgaaaaacaTTAAATTCCAGAATATCGACTTTGATTTCAATGAGTCAGCGATACTCCAACCGGCAAATATATAAACTGGAACTaacaaatatttcacaatttcatATCTTTGAAAAACTCTTTTCCACACATAGAATGTATAATGTCTATTATCTGCTAGCAAGTATTTATGAGCATAAGTAAATTTCCAAACTAAAAATATGGAGACTAAAGTAATCACAAAAAACTGAATTCTCCGTTTCCAAACTAAGCAAAGAAAAGACCTGATTTTCTTAAGAGACAGTAggtgaggaaaggaaaagaagagagtaaaagagaaaaagtagaatagCTGAGGAAAGTGTAGGCAGGCTTCATGACTACTCCGGTCACCAATAACAATTCCACCATTAACTACCACAAaagcacaaaacagaaacattagAAGGATGTAGGGCCAAGTCAAAAGGAAAAGCATACTCAAGTTCTTAAAGGACATGGAATAAGCCAAAAGGAACTGAAGAATTTTCCTGAATTCTGAAAATGGTCCTTTAATAGAGGGaagcttctcttctttcttcttttgtagctCGGTTTTCCAAGCTTCAGTCAACTTTTGTGCAATGACGTTTCCTGCGCAGAAGATAGCCCAGATGATATTTGTTTGACGAAACATGAAGCCACAAAATCCAAGCAAGGCTGAAGTTTTATGATTTCCATAAAGACACATCAAGTAGgcaaaaagagtaaaaaacatGGATCCTGCTTCTGTATAataaaggaagttaaaaaaatagagtgTGGGAAATACTGCTAATGTTAATGTTGACAAGATTCTCTGGATACTTGAGGCAGCctacaagaagagaaaacataGTTCACAATAAAACAAATAGGCTGTTTCTGCTGAGCTAatgaactaaaaaacaaaaaactgcctgactcttattcaaaaaaaaatattcaacattaaTGTTATTTCTGGCTTTGCAAAAACACAGTATGTATTTATAAGGACACTTTCTGATACTTTTTAGTTACACCTAGCAGTTTGGAAAGCAGTAAGACAATACATGTGTGTGTCAAAGCCTACAATACTTtgaatcattcaacaaatagttaagGAGTTATTGTGTGCAAGACAATGACCTCAGTTCTATGGGGAACACGGAGACAAATGGAACACAGTGCAGGTGGTTCCATTTCAGTGAGCTTATCTTCGTGCCTTCCATAAGCATTCACTTAGCCATCATCAccaatttcttttaaagatatcCCTTCAAAACTGTGCACTAGagagaatataaatatgtatataacatttATACCACTATACACAATGATCTTACTATTTTATGATGAAATTACAGGGATCTTCCTGAAAATAGTGGGCCTAGTCTAAAGTTTTAGACATCTTCTTTTGGGCTGATAGTCTCAGGTAGAATTTGAAAGTATTCTTATCTCCTTGAATTCTATCATCCAGTTAATCTAAATCACCAAGCCAAACCATGCCATTACCTTGATTAAAATTAAGGGCTGTCCATCACCTATTAGATAAAGTTTAAAATGCTTTCcatgacataaaaatatatttgtgactTCTCCCCTACCTTCTTCTACAGACTTCTGCAGCCTCACGTCCCTGTACTTTATAATCTTATAATTCCAAATAGCAATTCCCTGCATCTTGTTGTTTAATGCCTTTCTACTTTTGCTTATGCTGTTAATCCTGTCAGGATTCATTCCCATCCTACAGTCCTATCTGTCATCAAGATTCAGCTCAGGTACCATCTTCTCTGTGAAGCCTTATCCAATGCCACCCACACCTCTCCCTCCCAGTCAGGGTGCAACAAGTGCTCCTCTGCTCCTTCTCTGTATCCTCATAGCGTTTTATAGCTATTGCTCTCTCATAATTTACACTATTGAAATCATCTCTTTAAGCTAAAAGTaactattataattaatatttattgattccttactatataccaggcaatATTCTAAGCACCTTCCATTTATTAAGCTCTTCTACTCTTTAGAACAGTCCTATGAGGTACAGtctatatttttcctatttaactGACGAAAACAAGGAGTCACTAAGGGGTAACCTGCAAAGTAACACAATTAGTAAGTGgatagaattcaaacccaggtaatCCACCTCCAAGGCCTGCATTCTTAAATCATAAAAAAttgcttgggggcttccctagtggcgcagtggttgagagtccgcctgccgatgcaggggactcgggttcgtgccccggtctgggaagatcccacatgccgcggagcggctggacccgtgagccatggccgctgagcctgagtgtccggagtctgtgctccgcaacgggataggccacaacagtgagaggcctgcgtatcgcaaaaaaataaataaataaaaaataaaaaaaaattgcttggtAACCTCTGTTTCCCCTAATGAAGATATAAGTTTTATAAGAAAAAGACTGTGTCATTTACCTCTGTAATCTCAGCGCTTAGCATACTGAGATATTTACTGAACTGGTTTAATTCATGAAAATTTatagattttataaataaataagagtaatTCAAGTATTTAAACACAAGTATCTTCTAAAATGGGGGTAGGGGACTTGCTTTATCTTTACAAAAGATAcacaaatattaaatgttaaatacatttttcaccaaatttcataaaacaaattCACCATAATTGTGGAATTGACTGTACATAaacttaaatataataaattattttgaaaacaaaccttGTGCCTGGGTTGCACCTTGTGGAGA encodes the following:
- the LOC101320120 gene encoding dol-P-Glc:Glc(2)Man(9)GlcNAc(2)-PP-Dol alpha-1,2-glucosyltransferase — translated: MRAGMAQLEGYYFSAALSCTFLVSCLLFSAFSRALREPYMDEIFHLPQAQRYCEGHFSLSQWDPMITTLPGLYLLSVGVVKPASWIFGWSEHVVCSIGMLRFVNLLFSVGNFYLLYLLLHKVQPRHKAASSIQRILSTLTLAVFPTLYFFNFLYYTEAGSMFFTLFAYLMCLYGNHKTSALLGFCGFMFRQTNIIWAIFCAGNVIAQKLTEAWKTELQKKKEEKLPSIKGPFSEFRKILQFLLAYSMSFKNLSMLFLLTWPYILLMFLFCAFVVVNGGIVIGDRSSHEACLHFPQLFYFFSFTLFFSFPHLLSLKKIRSFLCLVWKRRIQFFVITLVSIFLVWKFTYAHKYLLADNRHYTFYVWKRVFQRYEIVKYLLVPVYIFAGWSIADSLKSKSIFWNLMFFICLFTVIVPQKLLEFRYFILPYVIYRLNIPLPPTSRLVCELGCYAVVNFLTFYIFLNKTFQWPNSQDIQRFMW